One genomic window of Magnolia sinica isolate HGM2019 chromosome 3, MsV1, whole genome shotgun sequence includes the following:
- the LOC131239362 gene encoding uncharacterized protein LOC131239362 encodes MAEIKEKALEEEAHLPSPLLSKRKPDLESSKEDPDPVKKIKPDDIHQNPRSTLQQNDNSHAEAGAEADEDDEDEFDGEDDENEDDEEVEEEDEEEERGGKDSNGNSKIDKGKGVIKEKDDKGKGKAKVVEEDSGSGSSDDNDSGGDNNGDDDSDFSDDPLAEVDLSNILPSRTRRRAAQPGAYLVNDMDGDDDDDSE; translated from the coding sequence ATGGCGGAAATCAAAGAGAAAGCCCTAGAAGAAGAGGCTCATCTTCCATCGCCTCTGCTCTCAAAACGAAAACCTGATCTCGAATCCTCCAAAGAAGATCCAGATCCCGTGAAGAAGATCAAACCAGACGACATTCATCAAAATCCCCGTTCTACCCTCCAACAAAACGATAATTCCCATGCCGAAGCCGGAGCCGAAGCCGACGAAGACGACGAAGATGAATTCGACGGAGAAGacgatgaaaatgaagatgacgaagaagtagaagaagaagatgaagaagaagagagaggagggAAGGACAGTAATGGAAATTCGAAAAtcgacaagggcaaaggggtcaTAAAGGAGAAAGACGACAAGGGAAAGGGAAAAGCGAAGGTGGTTGAAGAAGACAGCGGCAGTGGCAGCAGCGACGATAACGACAGTGGCGGAGACAACAACGGCGATGATGATAGTGATTTCTCTGATGATCCACTCGCCGAGGTCGATCTATCCAACATTCTTCCTTCAAGAACCCGGCGGCGTGCTGCTCAGCCCGGGGCTTATCTCGTTAATGATATGGACGGTGATGACGACGATGATAGTGAGTAG